A genomic stretch from Pararhizobium sp. IMCC21322 includes:
- a CDS encoding ABC transporter ATP-binding protein, whose protein sequence is MTDEQSHSATPLLQARGIVKRFGSLTANDYIDLSLFPGEIHALLGENGAGKSTFVKMLYGSLRPDEGTLSWKGAEVSIKNPAMARQLGIGMVFQHFSLFEALTVEENILLALPPQQAKNLRQRIKTVSADYGLPLDPTATIADLSVGERQRVEIVRCLLQEPDLIIMDEPTSVLTPQEADELFLVLEKLASERKSILYISHRLDEVKRLCHRATILRHGKLISECDPQHENAKTLAAMMVGSEVADVKRVPQDLHDAKKCLVVRALNLEPELNTGTSLVDVSFDVAKGEILCIAGIAGNGQAELFGALSGETPVSDVGAIVFEGWPCGADGIAERRRRGAAFVPEERNGHGALASLKLSKNILLSWNNANDGTTRKGIIDRMALARLEGAITEAFDVRMAHADVEAGALSGGNLQKFVMGREVKRRPKLLIVSQPTWGVDAGAASLIRQKLVDLSRSGTTIVVISQDLDEIFEIADNVAVISEGHMSNMYPIDEVTREQIGLLMGGMDPNGPPEVTAEAMAQSLMRDREAEDAV, encoded by the coding sequence TTGACAGACGAACAATCGCATAGTGCAACACCGTTGTTGCAGGCCAGAGGTATCGTAAAACGCTTCGGATCCCTGACGGCAAATGATTATATCGACCTTTCTCTTTTTCCCGGCGAAATTCATGCCCTTTTGGGGGAAAACGGTGCCGGTAAATCCACATTCGTAAAAATGCTGTACGGCAGTCTGCGACCGGATGAAGGCACTCTGAGCTGGAAGGGGGCTGAGGTTTCCATCAAAAATCCGGCTATGGCCCGGCAATTGGGCATTGGGATGGTGTTCCAGCATTTCTCCCTGTTTGAAGCGCTCACCGTGGAAGAGAACATTCTGTTGGCGCTGCCGCCGCAACAGGCGAAAAATCTGCGACAACGTATTAAAACCGTATCGGCTGATTATGGCCTTCCGCTTGATCCAACAGCAACAATTGCGGACCTTTCGGTTGGTGAAAGGCAGCGGGTCGAGATCGTGAGATGCCTGCTTCAGGAGCCGGATCTCATTATCATGGATGAGCCGACATCAGTTTTGACTCCACAAGAAGCAGACGAGTTGTTTCTGGTTCTGGAAAAGCTGGCGTCCGAGCGTAAAAGCATTCTGTATATCAGCCACAGGCTGGATGAAGTGAAGCGGCTGTGCCACCGCGCCACCATTTTGCGTCATGGCAAACTCATTTCCGAATGCGATCCACAGCACGAGAACGCAAAAACGCTGGCTGCAATGATGGTTGGCAGTGAAGTTGCAGACGTCAAACGTGTCCCGCAGGATTTGCATGACGCTAAAAAGTGCCTGGTGGTCAGAGCGCTGAATTTGGAACCTGAACTGAACACCGGAACCAGCCTGGTTGATGTGTCCTTCGACGTTGCAAAGGGCGAAATCCTCTGCATTGCCGGCATTGCCGGTAACGGCCAAGCCGAATTATTTGGCGCATTGTCGGGCGAAACGCCTGTCTCGGATGTTGGTGCGATTGTCTTTGAAGGATGGCCCTGTGGCGCTGATGGCATTGCGGAACGTCGCAGGCGCGGCGCGGCATTTGTGCCTGAAGAGCGCAATGGTCACGGCGCGCTGGCCAGTCTGAAGCTCAGCAAGAATATTCTTCTGTCGTGGAACAATGCCAATGATGGCACCACCAGAAAGGGCATTATTGACCGTATGGCGCTGGCACGCCTGGAAGGGGCAATCACCGAGGCATTTGATGTGCGTATGGCGCATGCAGATGTGGAGGCCGGGGCTCTGTCCGGTGGCAATCTGCAAAAGTTTGTCATGGGCCGCGAAGTCAAGCGCAGACCGAAATTGCTGATTGTTTCCCAGCCGACATGGGGTGTGGATGCGGGAGCGGCCAGTCTGATCCGGCAAAAACTGGTGGATTTGTCTCGAAGTGGCACGACAATTGTCGTCATCAGCCAGGATCTGGATGAAATTTTTGAAATTGCCGATAACGTCGCCGTTATCTCTGAAGGTCACATGTCGAACATGTATCCGATTGATGAAGTGACACGGGAACAGATCGGACTATTGATGGGCGGCATGGACCCTAATGGTCCACCCGAAGTAACGGCGGAAGCCATGGCGCAGTCGCTGATGCGTGACAGGGAGGCGGAAGATGCCGTTTAA
- the xdhC gene encoding xanthine dehydrogenase accessory protein XdhC, translating into MKLWQPLAKCLSENQPVVLVLVQEARGSVPRGVGAGLVVLPNGEFYGTIGGGALEWKALSHATTFTESGKMFEQLNVPLGPNLGQCCGGHVSLTYEAWNPERLEEAGVLAQAECAGRFETTQSHTNTDLIHRTIVESEGTERFGINSVPVAIFGAGHVGKALMRSLSLLPVRIVWVDSRADMFPGLAPDNVSMHALSDPRTILADLSSETSIIILTHSHAQDLAILEAALKVGFSFVGVIGSKTKRARFESMLLKAGLNENLARSFHCPIGIPGLENKEPSVIAASVSAQLFMGKPAKTKNGTCFL; encoded by the coding sequence ATGAAGCTGTGGCAACCTCTCGCAAAATGCCTATCTGAAAATCAGCCAGTTGTTCTTGTGCTGGTTCAGGAGGCCCGAGGTTCGGTGCCCCGTGGTGTTGGCGCGGGGCTGGTCGTGCTTCCCAATGGCGAATTCTATGGAACGATTGGCGGCGGCGCACTTGAATGGAAGGCGCTGAGCCATGCGACAACATTTACCGAATCGGGCAAAATGTTTGAACAACTGAATGTGCCTCTTGGTCCAAATCTGGGCCAGTGTTGCGGAGGGCATGTTTCTCTCACATACGAAGCATGGAATCCGGAACGCCTCGAGGAAGCAGGAGTTCTGGCACAGGCAGAATGCGCCGGACGCTTTGAAACTACACAATCACATACGAACACCGATCTCATTCACCGCACAATTGTGGAATCTGAAGGTACCGAACGCTTCGGCATCAACTCCGTTCCCGTTGCCATATTCGGGGCAGGGCACGTTGGAAAGGCGTTGATGAGGTCGCTGTCACTGCTGCCTGTGCGCATTGTCTGGGTCGACAGCCGTGCCGACATGTTTCCCGGCCTTGCGCCCGACAATGTCAGCATGCATGCGCTTTCTGATCCGCGCACCATTCTCGCTGATCTGAGTTCTGAAACATCCATCATCATCCTGACACACAGCCACGCGCAGGACCTGGCCATATTGGAGGCAGCGTTGAAAGTAGGCTTTTCCTTCGTTGGCGTAATTGGCAGCAAGACCAAACGGGCAAGGTTCGAATCAATGCTGCTCAAAGCCGGGCTCAATGAGAATCTAGCCAGAAGCTTTCATTGCCCAATCGGTATTCCCGGCCTTGAAAACAAGGAACCAAGCGTAATCGCTGCCTCCGTTTCTGCGCAGCTTTTTATGGGAAAACCCGCCAAAACCAAAAACGGAACTTGTTTTTTGTAA